A single window of Archangium lipolyticum DNA harbors:
- a CDS encoding SDR family oxidoreductase: MSTSRRQFLQYLLAASALTACAPGMRASSGEGRASSKKKILVLGGTGFLGPAFVTAAQARGHSLTLFNRGKTRPHLFPDTEKLQGDRDPNKGEGLKALAGRSFDAVLDTSGYYPRMVRASAELLAPNVGQYVFISSVSAYAKNDTPHADETAATATLADPTVETMGKNYENFGGLKRACEEAVEKTLPGRATLVRPGYIVGPEDGSDRYSYFPRRFEQGGEMLAPGSPSDPLQIIDVRDLAEWLVLMIENNTTGTFNAVGPEKPWSMGEMFAACREVTGKDTKLTWVPGEFLLKNGEDGEGDLPIWAPAFGAYAGMHLRSNARAVRAGLKLRSPVITTRDALAWFKSQPQERRDKPRAGLSPEREAELLSLWAKVQGQQG, translated from the coding sequence ATGAGCACTTCCCGAAGGCAATTCCTGCAGTACCTCCTGGCCGCGAGCGCGTTGACGGCATGCGCGCCCGGCATGCGGGCCTCGTCCGGTGAGGGCCGCGCCTCCTCCAAGAAGAAGATCCTCGTCCTCGGTGGCACGGGCTTCCTCGGGCCGGCGTTCGTCACCGCCGCCCAGGCGCGCGGACACTCGCTGACGCTCTTCAACCGCGGCAAGACGCGGCCACACCTGTTCCCGGACACGGAGAAGCTGCAAGGAGACCGGGACCCGAACAAGGGCGAGGGCCTGAAGGCGCTCGCGGGCCGTTCCTTCGACGCGGTCCTCGACACCTCCGGTTACTACCCGCGCATGGTCCGGGCCTCCGCCGAGCTGCTGGCCCCCAACGTCGGGCAGTACGTCTTCATCTCCAGCGTCTCCGCGTACGCGAAGAACGACACGCCCCACGCGGACGAGACCGCCGCGACCGCGACGCTCGCGGACCCCACCGTCGAGACGATGGGCAAGAACTACGAGAACTTCGGCGGACTCAAGCGCGCGTGCGAGGAGGCCGTCGAGAAGACGCTGCCCGGCCGCGCCACCCTCGTCCGCCCCGGCTACATCGTCGGCCCCGAGGATGGTTCGGACCGCTACTCGTACTTCCCCCGGCGTTTCGAGCAGGGCGGCGAGATGCTCGCCCCGGGCAGCCCGTCGGATCCGCTGCAGATCATCGACGTGCGCGACCTGGCCGAGTGGCTCGTGCTGATGATCGAGAACAACACCACCGGCACCTTCAACGCCGTGGGGCCGGAGAAGCCCTGGAGCATGGGGGAGATGTTCGCCGCGTGCAGGGAGGTGACGGGCAAGGACACGAAGCTCACCTGGGTGCCCGGTGAGTTCCTCCTGAAGAATGGCGAGGACGGCGAGGGCGACCTGCCCATCTGGGCTCCGGCCTTCGGGGCCTACGCGGGCATGCACCTGCGCAGCAATGCCCGGGCGGTACGGGCCGGATTGAAGCTCCGCTCGCCGGTCATCACCACCCGGGACGCGCTCGCCTGGTTCAAGAGCCAACCCCAGGAGCGCCGCGACAAGCCGCGTGCCGGACTTTCCCCTGAACGGGAGGCCGAGTTGCTCTCGCTCTGGGCCAAGGTACAGGGCCAGCAGGGATAG
- a CDS encoding DUF4442 domain-containing protein codes for MPTLSSLTESLSRLASAETLRRAWSLLRHAPGGGVLMGQILGNLAPYTGTIHPEVLTLEEGYARVRMRDRRRVRNHLRSVHAIALMNLGEVATGVAMMSALPEDMRGIITHLEMDYLKKARGPITAECRAPTAVPGERREYHVQADLTDEQGEVVARARAHWLIGPATH; via the coding sequence ATGCCCACCCTCTCCAGCCTGACCGAATCCCTCTCCCGTCTCGCCTCGGCCGAGACCCTGCGCCGCGCGTGGAGCCTGCTGCGCCACGCTCCCGGCGGTGGGGTCCTGATGGGGCAGATCCTCGGCAACCTCGCGCCCTATACCGGCACCATCCACCCGGAGGTGCTCACCCTGGAGGAGGGCTACGCCCGGGTGCGCATGCGCGACCGGCGCCGCGTCCGCAACCATCTGCGCTCGGTGCATGCCATCGCGTTGATGAACCTGGGAGAGGTGGCCACCGGCGTGGCGATGATGTCCGCCCTGCCCGAGGACATGCGCGGCATCATCACCCACCTGGAGATGGACTACCTGAAGAAGGCCCGGGGGCCCATCACCGCCGAGTGCCGCGCCCCCACCGCCGTGCCCGGTGAGCGGCGCGAGTACCACGTCCAGGCGGACCTCACCGATGAGCAAGGCGAGGTGGTGGCCCGGGCCCGCGCGCACTGGCTCATCGGCCCCGCCACGCACTGA
- a CDS encoding dipeptidase, with product MASPVFGFADLHCHVMAHLGFGGHVLAGFPDGKMEQALARCDIHLHGKWGLGNFGKNWPLVQAFIEGGVGHGPCGHGTYADWPHFNSLVHQQVFVDWLQRAHAGGLRLLCSVAVNNELLAEEFHHPDRDQSSIEKQMRELRRFTERHSGWMGLALSASEARRLIASGKLAVVAGVEVDSMDSLLGDRELLNTQALPQERLPLILRWLRDQGFRMITPLHLANNSFGGAAVYDDKFNLLNHFLRGRFFDVQGNPSVGFRLGQDLETQTKMVIAFYELSRRAHYPHGYALNAPGQGHVNQLGLTPTGESFLREAMRQGFILDVEHMSERCTDSVLGLAEQAGYPVVASHCAFREQALAPQDTSIKAKRASEYQKTREQARRILALGGLLAPITNQHELKDLPGCTVENDCARSSKTWAQSYQYALSLLREVGAGGVALGTDFNGLNQQPGPRYGPNAAYGLKGDEAREKRRPVQQRRQLDKPRLPYAGTMYRSDAPFVKARANTREFDFNTDGLAHIGLLPDFIRDLVHVGMTDAQMDPLFSSAEAFLRMWEACEARSVALLGGEPPAPKPAAPSTPRPGPRVKPPR from the coding sequence ATGGCTTCCCCCGTGTTCGGATTCGCCGATCTCCACTGCCACGTGATGGCCCACCTGGGCTTCGGCGGACATGTGCTCGCCGGGTTCCCGGATGGGAAGATGGAGCAGGCGCTCGCCCGATGTGACATCCACCTCCACGGCAAGTGGGGCCTGGGGAACTTCGGGAAGAACTGGCCCCTGGTGCAGGCCTTCATCGAGGGTGGCGTGGGCCACGGCCCCTGCGGCCACGGCACCTATGCCGACTGGCCACACTTCAACAGCCTGGTGCACCAGCAGGTCTTCGTGGACTGGCTCCAGCGGGCCCATGCCGGAGGGCTGCGGCTGCTGTGCAGCGTGGCCGTCAACAACGAGCTGCTGGCCGAGGAGTTCCACCACCCCGACAGGGACCAGAGCTCCATCGAGAAGCAGATGCGTGAGCTGCGCCGCTTCACCGAGCGGCACTCGGGCTGGATGGGGCTGGCGCTGAGCGCCTCGGAGGCCCGCCGGCTCATCGCGTCCGGCAAGCTGGCCGTGGTGGCCGGCGTGGAGGTGGACTCGATGGACAGCCTCCTGGGTGACCGCGAGCTGCTCAACACGCAGGCCCTCCCCCAGGAACGGCTGCCCCTCATCCTCCGGTGGCTCCGGGACCAGGGCTTCCGGATGATCACCCCGCTGCACCTGGCCAACAACAGCTTCGGCGGCGCCGCCGTCTACGACGACAAGTTCAACCTGTTGAACCACTTCCTGCGGGGGCGCTTCTTCGACGTCCAGGGCAACCCCAGCGTGGGCTTCCGGCTCGGACAGGACCTGGAGACGCAGACCAAGATGGTCATCGCCTTCTACGAGCTGTCGCGCCGGGCACACTACCCGCACGGCTATGCCCTCAACGCCCCGGGCCAGGGCCACGTCAACCAGCTCGGCCTCACGCCCACGGGAGAGAGCTTCCTGCGCGAGGCCATGCGCCAGGGCTTCATCCTCGACGTGGAGCACATGTCCGAGCGCTGCACCGACTCGGTCCTCGGCCTGGCGGAGCAGGCGGGCTACCCCGTCGTCGCCTCGCACTGCGCCTTCCGCGAGCAGGCCCTGGCACCCCAGGACACGAGCATCAAGGCCAAGCGCGCCAGCGAGTACCAGAAGACGCGCGAGCAGGCCCGGCGCATCCTCGCGCTGGGCGGACTGCTGGCCCCCATCACCAACCAGCACGAGCTGAAGGACCTCCCCGGCTGCACGGTGGAGAACGACTGCGCGCGCTCCTCCAAGACGTGGGCCCAGTCCTATCAGTACGCCCTGTCCCTGCTGCGCGAGGTGGGCGCCGGCGGCGTGGCCCTGGGCACCGACTTCAACGGCCTCAACCAGCAGCCGGGTCCCCGCTACGGGCCCAACGCCGCCTACGGGCTGAAGGGTGACGAGGCACGAGAGAAGCGGCGGCCCGTCCAGCAGCGGCGCCAGCTCGACAAGCCCCGACTGCCCTACGCGGGCACCATGTACCGCTCGGACGCGCCCTTCGTGAAGGCACGGGCCAACACGCGCGAGTTCGACTTCAACACCGATGGGCTGGCCCACATCGGCCTGCTGCCGGACTTCATCCGCGACCTCGTCCACGTGGGCATGACGGATGCGCAGATGGATCCGCTCTTCTCCTCGGCCGAGGCCTTCCTCCGCATGTGGGAGGCCTGCGAGGCCCGCTCCGTGGCCCTCCTCGGTGGCGAGCCACCCGCGCCCAAGCCGGCCGCCCCCTCCACGCCCCGTCCCGGCCCTCGCGTGAAACCGCCACGCTGA
- a CDS encoding radical SAM/SPASM domain-containing protein, whose translation MLRRLDPTPSDHHPAYVVWELTLRCDQPCTHCGSRAGTHRPDELSTEEALGVVRQLREMRAREVVLIGGEAYLHPGFLDIVRALKEAGIRPGMTTGGRGITEALARQVADAGLYAASVSIDGLEPTHDLMRAAPGSFASATGALRFLSAAGVRVAANTNVNRLNQADLEPLYEHLEGLGIRAWQLQITAPLGRAADRPAMLLQPWDLIDLLPRIAALKTRAFEDGITLMPGNNLGYFGPEEGLLRSPRPDAGDHWRGCMAGRYVMGIESNGAVKGCPSLQTAHYVGGNLRQQPLRDIWENSRELTFTRTRTVDDLWGFCRTCPFAAACMAGCSFTAHSLFGRPGNNPYCHYRARTLAKQGLRERLTPKAPAPGQPFDNGLFELVVEPLDAPDPRPPTPRELVKKRKWLDVGTP comes from the coding sequence ATGTTGCGCCGACTCGATCCCACCCCATCGGACCACCACCCGGCCTACGTCGTCTGGGAGCTCACCCTCCGGTGTGATCAGCCCTGCACGCACTGCGGCTCGCGCGCGGGCACGCACCGCCCCGATGAGCTCTCCACCGAGGAGGCGCTCGGCGTGGTCCGGCAGCTCCGAGAGATGCGCGCCCGCGAGGTGGTGCTCATCGGTGGCGAGGCGTACCTGCACCCGGGCTTCCTCGACATCGTCCGCGCACTGAAGGAGGCGGGCATCCGCCCGGGGATGACCACCGGTGGCCGCGGCATCACCGAGGCCCTCGCCCGGCAGGTGGCCGACGCGGGCCTGTACGCGGCCTCCGTCAGCATCGACGGGTTGGAGCCCACGCACGACCTGATGCGCGCCGCGCCGGGCAGCTTCGCCTCGGCCACCGGGGCGCTGCGCTTCCTGAGCGCGGCGGGGGTGCGCGTAGCGGCCAACACCAACGTCAACCGGCTCAACCAGGCCGACCTGGAACCCCTCTATGAGCACCTCGAGGGGCTCGGCATCCGCGCCTGGCAGCTTCAGATCACCGCCCCGCTCGGACGCGCGGCCGACCGTCCGGCCATGCTGCTCCAGCCGTGGGATTTGATCGACCTGCTCCCCCGCATCGCGGCCCTGAAGACGCGCGCCTTCGAGGACGGCATCACCCTCATGCCCGGCAACAACCTGGGGTACTTCGGGCCCGAGGAGGGACTGCTGCGCTCACCGCGTCCCGACGCCGGGGACCACTGGCGGGGCTGCATGGCCGGACGGTACGTGATGGGCATCGAGTCCAATGGCGCCGTGAAGGGCTGCCCCTCCCTCCAGACGGCGCACTACGTGGGCGGCAACCTGCGCCAGCAGCCGCTGCGCGACATCTGGGAGAACTCCCGGGAGCTCACCTTCACGCGCACGCGCACCGTGGACGACCTCTGGGGCTTCTGCCGAACCTGCCCCTTCGCGGCGGCGTGCATGGCCGGGTGCAGCTTCACCGCGCACTCGCTGTTCGGCAGGCCGGGCAACAACCCCTACTGTCACTATCGCGCACGGACCCTGGCGAAGCAGGGCCTGCGCGAGCGCCTCACCCCGAAGGCACCCGCACCCGGCCAGCCCTTCGACAACGGACTGTTCGAGCTCGTCGTCGAGCCGCTCGATGCCCCGGACCCGCGCCCGCCCACGCCCCGAGAGTTGGTGAAGAAACGAAAGTGGCTGGACGTTGGAACGCCTTGA